The Arachis hypogaea cultivar Tifrunner chromosome 16, arahy.Tifrunner.gnm2.J5K5, whole genome shotgun sequence genome contains a region encoding:
- the LOC112754306 gene encoding tubulin beta chain: MREILHVQGGQCGNQIGSKFWEVICDEHGIDPTGKHQAPADANDAALSDLQLERINVYYNEASGGRFVPRAVLMDLEPGTMDSIRSGPFGKVFRPDNFVFGQSGAGNNWAKGHYTEGAELIDSVLDVVRKEAENCDCLQGFQVCHSLGGGTGSGMGTLLISKIREEYPDRMMLTFSVFPSPKVSDTVVEPYNATLSVHQLVENADECMVLDNEALYDICFRTLKLTTPSFGDLNHLISATMSGVTCCLRFPGQLNSDLRKLAVNLIPFPRLHFFMVGFAPLTSRGSQQYVSLTVPELTQQMWDAKNMMCAADPRHGRYLTASAMFRGKMSTKEVDEQMINVQNKNSSYFVEWIPNNVKSSVCDIPPKNLKMACTFIGNSTSIQEMFRRVSEQFTAMFRRKAFLHWYTGEGMDEMEFTEAESNMNDLVAEYQQYQDATVEEDEEEYGEEGEEQVYEEQ, from the exons ATGAGAGAGATTCTTCACGTTCAAGGAGGTCAATGCGGGAACCAGATCGGTTCCAAGTTCTGGGAAGTCATCTGCGACGAGCACGGCATCGATCCCACCGGCAAGCACCAGGCCCCGGCCGACGCCAACGACGCCGCCCTCTCCGACCTCCAGCTTGAGCGCATCAACGTCTACTACAATGAGGCTTCAGGAGGCAGGTTCGTCCCCAGGGCTGTTCTCATGGATCTTGAGCCCGGAACCATGGACAGCATCAGATCCGGTCCATTCGGTAAGGTCTTCCGTCCGGATAACTTCGTTTTCGGACAGTCCGGCGCCGGTAACAACTGGGCGAAAGGTCATTACACTGAAGGCGCTGAGTTAATCGATTCCGTTCTCGATGTTGTTCGCAAAGAAGCCGAGAACTGCGACTGCTTGCAAG GTTTCCAAGTTTGTCACTCACTTGGAGGAGGCACGGGTTCTGGCATGGGAACACTCTTGATATCCAAGATCAGAGAAGAGTATCCAGACAGAATGATGCTCACGTTCTCCGTTTTCCCCTCACCAAAGGTATCTGACACCGTTGTAGAGCCATACAATGCTACCTTATCCGTTCACCAACTCGTGGAGAACGCAGATGAATGCATGGTTCTTGACAATGAAGCACTTTATGACATCTGCTTCAGGACTCTCAAACTCACCACTCCTAGTT TTGGCGATCTGAACCATCTGATTTCTGCAACTATGAGCGGTGTGACCTGTTGCTTGAGGTTCCCTGGACAACTGAATTCTGACCTGAGGAAGCTGGCCGTGAACCTTATCCCATTCCCTCGTCTCCACTTCTTCATGGTGGGGTTTGCACCTCTCACCTCTCGCGGCTCTCAGCAGTACGTCTCCCTCACCGTCCCAGAACTCACACAGCAAATGTGGGACGCCAAGAATATGATGTGCGCCGCTGATCCCCGCCACGGTCGGTACCTCACCGCATCAGCCATGTTCAGGGGAAAGATGAGTACAAAAGAGGTGGATGAACAAATGATCAATGTGCAGAATAAGAACTCCTCGTACTTCGTTGAGTGGATCCCCAACAACGTGAAGTCCAGTGTGTGTGACATCCCACCCAAGAATCTGAAGATGGCATGCACTTTCATCGGTAACTCGACATCGATTCAAGAGATGTTCAGGAGAGTGAGCGAGCAGTTCACTGCAATGTTCCGCCGAAAAGCTTTCTTGCACTGGTACACAGGTGAGGGAATGGACGAGATGGAGTTCACAGAGGCAGAGAGCAACATGAACGATTTAGTGGCAGAGTACCAGCAATACCAGGATGCAACTGTGGAGGAGGATGAGGAGGAGTATGGTGAAGAGGGTGAAGAACAGGTTTATGAGGAGCAGTAG
- the LOC112754307 gene encoding uncharacterized protein encodes MEQSNGENGSGGRVRSTQLTEDEREVFDILVRLHDMVLEFESEVRIPFQWGRKKKRSAIQPSFFRRFSSSPPPVSNGGGDGGVVAAAAVKGEAPSPATPLSLSLTESDEKPNNILRAKASLKRKREHYLKLIEDLTKSQASLNKEIENVKNFRDRLRAFNSKLKERKLELNNGPKSECKNSSMEIGCEMQQKLGHDAPRNSSNSMGEYQENNKPHELHNLQAPNAPHHIRLRVNNHSEAPQLCSREGINQLPKKLMQMEAPSSSSPNSSLAIVNNNGNSNIVQPVIPDLNAFPEDFVQVDSYQPLDTTAANKDLSRVMAAQARQMRLQKNRLKNSTATKSRYSCR; translated from the exons ATGGAACAGAGCAATGGTGAAAACGGTTCAGGTGGTCGTGTGAGGTCAACGCAGTTGACCGAAGATGAGAGAGAGGTTTTTGACATCCTTGTGAGATTGCATGACATGGTGTTGGAATTTGAATCAGAGGTACGAATACCGTTCCAATGGGGACGAAAGAAGAAGAGATCTGCAATTCAACCTAGCTTTTTCCGCCGTTTCTCTTCTTCTCCGCCGCCGGTGAGTAACGGTGGTGGTGACGGCGGTGTTGTGGCGGCGGCGGCGGTGAAAGGAGAAGCTCCAAGCCCAGCAACTCCTTTGTCCTTATCGCTAACTGAATCTGACGAAAAGCCCAATAACATATTAAGAGCCAAAGCCTCTCTCAAAAGG AAGAGAGAACATTATCTAAAACTTATAGAAGATTTGACTAAGAGCCAAGCTTCGCTGAATAAG GAGATAGAAAATGTGAAGAATTTCCGTGACCGATTGAGGGCCTTCAATTCGAAgttgaaagaaagaaaactaGAG CTAAATAATGGCCCCAAAAGTGAATGCAAAAATAGCAGCATGGAAATTGGGTGTGAAATGCAACAAAAATTGGGCCATGATGCACCAAGGAACTCATCAAATTCCATGGGCGAATATCAAGAAAACAATAAGCCTCATGAATTGCATAATCTACAAGCGCCAAACGCACCACATCACATAAGACTGAGGGTCAATAACCATTCTGAGGCACCCCAATTGTGTAGCAGGGAGGGAATTAATCAATTACCAAAAAAATTGATGCAAATGGAAGCACCTTCTTCATCTTCACCAAATTCATCATTGGCTATTGTCAACAATAATGGTAATAGTAACATAGTGCAACCAGTGATTCCTGATCTCAACGCCTTTCCTGAAGATTTCGTTCAGGTGGACTCTTACCAGCCGTTGGATACGACTGCTGCAAACAAGGATTTGAGCAGAGTTATGGCAGCTCAAGCTAGGCAGATGAGGCTTCAGAAAAACAGGCTCAAGAATTCTACAGCCACTAAGTCACGATATTCTTGTAGATGA
- the LOC140179799 gene encoding uncharacterized protein, whose translation MEMLACFISHRVSQGSWNPIAVSRNGPRLFHLMFADDLLLFCKISKAQVIEVMHCLDLFSRELGLKVNLHKSKAQCSKKVSERRKEVFSGVFNIRFCNDLGKYLEINIGHAKASRRTTQEVIEKISRKLSSWQRCPLNKVGRLYLVKSVMAFISVYDMQIFLLPKYACNKIDFLMRQFLWKGQAIGKGLPLVTWEVAITPRRAGGLGIRDTSCANMAFLEKLVWNYLNNSKKLWEQVLKHKYLRNQSDMNKNSRNSSSATWKNIVNAYEHLKEGFR comes from the coding sequence ATGGAAATGCTTGCTTGCTTTATCTCTCATAGAGTTTCTCAAGGTTCGTGGAACCCAATAGCGGTTTCTAGAAATGGACCTCGACTCtttcatttgatgtttgcagatgacctCTTACTTTTCTGTAAGATATCGAAAGCTCAAGTAATAGAGGTTATGCATTGCCTGGACTTGTTTTCTAGAGAGTTAGGTCTAAAGGTAAATCTTCATAAGTCGAAGGCCCAGTGTTCCAAGAAGGTGTCAGAGAGGAGGAAAGAGGTTTTCTCTGGGGTCTTTAACATCCGGTTCTGCAATGATTTGGGTAAATACCTAGAAATTAACATCGGCCATGCCAAAGCTTCCAGGAGGACGACTCAAGAGgttattgaaaaaatttcgagGAAGCTCTCCAGTTGGCAAAGATGCCCGCTGAATAAGGTAGGGAGGCTTTATCTTGTTAAGTCAGTTATGGCCTTTATCTCGGTTTATGACATGCAAATTTTTCTTCTCCCgaaatatgcatgtaataaaattgATTTCTTGATGAGACAGTTCTTGTGGAAAGGCCAAGCGATCGGGAAAGGGCTGCCTCTGGTCACATGGGAGGTTGCCATAACTCCTAGAAGGGCAGGAGGATTGGGTATTAGGGATACTTCCTGTGCTAACATGGCGTTTCTTGAAAAGCTGGTATGGAATTATCTAAATAATAGCAAAAAGTTGTGGGAGCAAGTTCTGAAGCATAAATATCTCAGAAATCAGTCTGATATGAACAAAAACAGTAGAAATTCTTCATCAGCTACCTGGAAGAACATTGTTAATGCCTATGAGCATCTCAAGGAAGGGTTTCGCTAG
- the LOC112754131 gene encoding uncharacterized protein: MKATKRPIHTASTWFRRQPPQMKAFLAVACGVMALMFLRMVVHNHDNLFVAAEAVHALGISLLIYKLTKENSCAGLSLKCQELTAMFLGVRLYCSFVMEYDIHTLLDLATLGTTLWVIYMMRITLNSTYMDDKDNFAIHYVIIPCAALSFLIHPATTHHIVNRILWAFCVYLEAVSVLPQLRVMQNTKIVEPFTAHYVFALGIARFLSCAHWVLQVIDTRGRLLTALGYGLWPSMVLLSEIIQTFILADFCYYYVKSLFGGQLVLRLPSGVV, from the exons ATGAAGGCGACAAAGAGACCGATCCACACCGCATCCACATGGTTTCGGCGGCAACCGCCACAAATGAAGGCTTTTCTGGCCGTGGCTTGCGGTGTCATGGCCTTAATGTTCCTCCGCATGGTGGTTCACAATCATGACAATCTCTTTGTGGCTGCCGAAGCCGTTCATGCATTAGGAATCTCCTTACTCATTTACAAGCTCACCAAAGAAAATTCTTGTGCCG GACTTTCTCTAAAATGTCAGGAACTAACAGCAATGTTTCTAGGAGTTAGACTGTATTGCAGTTTTGTGATGGAATATGATATCCATACATTACTGGATTTAGCAACATTAGGAACAACCCTTTGGGTTATTTATATGATGCGCATCACACTAAATTCCACTTACATGGATGATAAGGACAACTTTGCAATTCATTATGTAATAATACCCTGTGCTGCCCTTTCCTTCCTCATTCATCCTGCAACAACACATCACATTGTTAATAGGATTCTTTGGGCCTTTTGTGTTTATCTTGAAGCTGTTTCTGTTCTTCCTCAGTTAAGGGTCATGCAGAACACTAAg ATTGTTGAACCATTCACGGCACACTATGTATTTGCCCTTGGAATAGCAAGGTTCTTGAGTTGTGCACATTGGGTTCTACAGGTTATAGATACCAGAGGCCGTCTTCTAACAGCTCTAGGATATGGATTGTGGCCTTCTATGGTCCTCCTATCCGAAATTATTCAGACTTTCATCCTCGCTGATTTTTGCTACTATTATGTCAAGAG CCTTTTTGGTGGACAGCTTGTTCTTCGCCTTCCTTCAGGAGTCGTGTAA